The Planctomycetota bacterium region CGAACTTCGAGCGGAACTGCGAGTTCGTGATGTCGTGGATGAAGCGCGTGAACCCCCCGAAATGAATCGCCGCCAGGCCGCCGCGCTTCGTCCCCAGGTGCGAGTGGTAGTCCGTGCCGTAGAACAGGTCCTCCACGCAATCCGTTCTCGAGGCCACGCCGAAGAATCCGCCCATGCCGACCTCCTTCTCCAGGGGAACCTGATACCGGGGTATCCTAGCGGCATTCGCGCGGGCTCGCAAGAGGCGTCTCGCGACCCGCCCCGCCCTGCTCGACCCGGCGCGATCGGCGGCGAGCCGGCGTGGTGGAACAAGCGTTCCAGTCAGCGAAATCGCCTCTACCAAAAGTGCCTCTTTGCGAAGGCGTGCCCCGAGCCGGATTTGAGGTATTTCTCGAACGCCTCAGCCTTCCGTGCATTCAGGAACCGGACCGCGATAACGCACTGCCACGGTCTGTACTTGTTGGTATGGGGCGACTTGCCCAAGTTGTGGTCTTTCAGGCGGCGGGTCAGATCATCGGTAATGCCGACGTATCTCCGGTGGGGATCTAACTCGCTCTCAAGAAGGTAGACGTACTTCACGGGCGTTCCCTTAAGTGCGTGGCCCTCCTTCGTCCCGGCGCGCCGGGACTACGGAGGGCACCCTGCATAGCCCGCCTTTGGCGGGCGACGCAGGGTGGGCGCTGGAGGACTCGAACCTCCGACCTCCTCCTTGTAAGGGAGGCGCTCTAGCCAACTGAGCTAAGCGCCCATCCGGACGCGCGGACGCAGTATACTCCCGCTGTGGCGGCCAAGCAAGGCCGCGGCCGCCTTCGCGTGCCGGGAAATTTTTGGGAAGACGCCTTGACAACACCCAAAACAGGAACGAAGATTAGTTTCGTCAGGCTACCGCTGTGGGGGTTGCGGTGGCCACGACAAGGGTAAAAACCCCGTGAACGGTTACGAAGAACTGGTCCTGGCCAGGGAAAACCGAACGAACATTTCACCTGAAAATCATCCCAAAATGAAATCCCCATTGTGTCTCCGCGCCCGCATCATCCGCTGCCTTCGACTGGTGCCCGTGCTGCTCATCGGCTCGTTTGCCGTTGCTCAAGATG contains the following coding sequences:
- a CDS encoding GIY-YIG nuclease family protein — protein: MKYVYLLESELDPHRRYVGITDDLTRRLKDHNLGKSPHTNKYRPWQCVIAVRFLNARKAEAFEKYLKSGSGHAFAKRHFW